The Camelina sativa cultivar DH55 chromosome 14, Cs, whole genome shotgun sequence genome includes a window with the following:
- the LOC104740407 gene encoding exopolygalacturonase gives MAYIDFVFKVSSLTLLFIIGTTSRPTTVPKVFDVRRYGAKGDGKTVNTKAFTNTWKDACTWDGPSKMYIPNGRFYLGGVSFVGPCTSKISFVIDGTLLAPPNNNDIKKETWINFGYIDYLTVSGSGTIDGQGKKSWLLNDCQKNTNCPKLAINMGFDFVNKSRMEGITSLNSKAGHLNFFSVDHFNITGVHITAPGDSPNTDGIKIALSSNIQISNTHISTGDDCIAMLSGNTNFDIYNVTCGPGHGISVGSLGKDRNEKNINGLTVRDTIFTGTSDGIRIKTWESSASTIAVSNLVYENLQMIDVGAPINIDQKYCPYTSCQKLGDSHIQIQNVTLKNIWGTSRNKVAVKFQCSKSFPCKNVHSSDINLKHNGVDGPAITLCENIKGSATGKMIPPHCLN, from the exons atgGCTTACATAGATTTTGTGTTTAAGGTTTCTAGTTTGACTCTTCTTTTCATCATCGGCACAACAAGTCGCCCAACCACTGTACCAAAAGTATTCGACGTTCGAAGATATGGTGCTAAAGGTGACGGTAAAACGGTTAACACCAAG GCGTTCACAAATACATGGAAGGATGCATGCACATGGGATGGACCGAGCAAAATGTACATACCAAATGGAAGATTCTATCTTGGTGGTGTATCATTTGTAGGGCCGTGCACTAGTAAGATTTCATTTGTCATTGATGGAACTTTGTTGGCTCCTCCGAACAACAATgacattaaaaaagaaacgtGGATCAATTTTGGCTACATCGACTATCTCACAGTTTCCGGCAGTGGCACCATCGATGGTCAAGGAAAAAAGTCTTGGTTACTAAATGACTGCCAAAAGAATACTAATTGTCCTAAACTTGCTATA AATATGGGATTTGATTTCGTAAATAAATCAAGGATGGAAGGGATAACATCACTCAACAGCAAAGCAGGGCACTTAAATTTCTTCTCTGTTGATCATTTTAACATCACAGGAGTACACATAACAGCTCCCGGCGATAGTCCCAACACTGACGGCATCAAAATAGCTTTATCAAGCAACATACAAATCTCAAACACTCACATCAGCACTGGAGATGATTGTATAGCAATGCTCTCTGGAAACAccaattttgatatttataatgTCACATGCGGTCCAGGACATGGGATAAGTGTTGGAAGTTTGGGAAAagatagaaatgagaagaacatcAACGGCTTAACGGTTAGGGATACAATATTTACTGGTACGTCCGACGGTATTCGGATCAAGACATGGGAATCTTCGGCTTCCACGATTGCAGTTTCCAATTTAGTTTATGAGAATTTACAGATGATTGATGTTGGAGCTCCTATCAACATTGACCAGAAGTATTGTCCTTATACATCCTGCCAGAAATTG GGAGATTCTCACATTCAGATTCAAAACGTGacactaaaaaatatttggggAACATCAAGGAACAAAGTGGCTGTGAAATTTCAATGTAGCAAAAGTTTTCCTTGCAAAAATGTTCACTCAAGTGACATTAATTTAAAGCACAACGGAGTCGACGGTCCTGCAATCACCTTGTGTGAAAACATTAAAGGTTCTGCTACCGGCAAGATGATTCCTCCGCATTGCTTGAATTGA